The genomic window TTGTGCTTGCTCATAGGTTGAAATGTATTGTAGCGATCGATTTTACCAATAGCTTGGTAAAGACAGCTTAGATAAGTATTATTGCTTACTTAGATTACCGCAATTGGCTGGTCATAAAACTCGATCGAAATTGGAAAATCGATACAAGCCATTGATGAAAGAGCCGTGAAAAGCCGGAAAACTATATCTGTAGAGTCAAGTATTTAATGTAACATATCCAAAATAAATTGATTTTATTTTGGATATGTTTCCGGAATGATAGATAGCTCAGCTGTATTTATTAATAAACTTTACTTCATTACAAGATAGCCGAACCATCAAATCAAGCGATCGCAGACAAACAAGAAGTCTTCTTTAACCCAGCCATCTGGAATTATCAGTGCAATCAGTTATGTTACGCACACACTCTTCATCCAAATCCCCACCCCGGCTCAAAGTGCCATTCGAGCTATTGGCGCTAGTTTTTTACATTTTTGCTGCCGGGTATACAGTGACGCGATGTTTTATAGATCACGCTAATTTTGTCAAAGGACACCAGGCGTACCAAAATTCAGATTGCGCTTTAGCTGTTACCCATTTTGACAATATTATCAATGGTTGGCGATTGACTGATGTTTATAACTATTCTGCTCGCGCTCAGCAGAAAAAATCAGAATGTCTCAACCTGATATCAGCACAAGGAAAAAGTTTTTTTGGTGAAACGACAAGTGAAGCCAATCACTAACTAATTAACCACAATAACCGCCCATAAACCCATACCAATTATTACCATAGCTAAATGCTGCGGTAATAATTGTTTAAGAGGCTGACGAGCAATTTTTTGGGTTAATAGTATGCTCAAAAGTACGGAAATAATCAAAGTCGCTCCTTGCAAAAAGTCAATCACGGCTGGATGAGATACCAAAATCGGTAATCCTTCTCCGCTAAAGCCAAAGGTGGCAAAACTTAAGGGCAAAATTCTACCAGCTTCTCCTAACCCAAGCCGTAAATAATGAGCTAAATTCCCACCTAATACCAGGGGCAAATAACCGTAAGCTAGCTCTACGAACGAGCGAGGTTTGAGTGAACCGTGAAATAGCTGAATCAAACCGTAAGCTAATAAGCTAATCGCCGTAGGAATAATTAAAGCTACTAAGGAAAATCCGAAATGAGGCCAAAAGAAATGCAAGTTAAAATCCAACCCTAACCAAGATTGCAATTCTGGTAAACGATGAAGAAAAATACCTCCAAAAAGAAGCATTAATAAGGCTACTTCATAAGCGTGGGGTACGTGAGTTGTCCATAATTCAATTCCTGGGGGACGCAAATTTAACTCCACGGAACGGTGAGGGCAAGCTTTCAAGCAAGTCATGCACAATACGCAATCTTTGTTATCTTCTAATTGCGCTGGATGAGAATATAAAGGGCATCCATTGGTTGCTAAACCTTCTCCTTTTTGCGGCCCGCCTTTATAACATTGATAGGTAGTACATTCAGCGGAACAAGTTCCTTGCTGCGCTCTTAATTCAGTCATCGATAATTTAGCAAATAATCCGTTCATGCCACCAATTGGACAGAGATATCGGCACCAAAATCGACGTTCAAAAATGGCAGAAAAAATCATTGCTCCGGCAGTAATTAGTAGCAATAAACAAGCAGATAGATAAGCTGTGTCTTCTAAATTCCAGAGTTCTTCCCAGAGATAAATTAAAGTAAATAAGCCGAATAAAAACCATCCTCCCCATTTTTCGACTGATTCTCTAGGCCAGCTTTTTAGTTGACGCGGCCAAAGCCAGAGCGAGAGTTTTTGGGTGACTTCGCCGTAAATCATGAAAGGACAAACAGCACACCACAATCTACCCACAAAGGGAAAAGCTAGGAGTATTAGAGGCCACCACCAAGCCCAAAATAAATTTAAAGCTACGTTTTGATTTCGCTGTTGAGGGCCAAGAAATAATATGGCAATGACGATCGCAAAAAAGCCGAGAGTAAACCCGTAATTAATTCGATCGGGCCACCAAGGACTCCGCAAAAACCTTCTCAGCCAAGGATAAGCATTTAATAGATTAACTCGAAATTGTTTTTTCTTAGTTTCTGCCGACCAAAAAACTGCTTCCGTTAATTCTTTAGTATCGGGAGATTGGCGAATTGCTCTTTCGAGTAAACTTTGCAATTCTCTTAAATTTCCGGGAAAATCGTAGGATTGCAAGCGCCGTAATGCTTCTGCTGTTAGGTGAGGTTTTTTAATTCCTTTAGTTTGACAAAATAACCTGAGATAATATTCGATTTGATCGCTGATATCGGCTTTTCTGACTCGCAGTGGCGGTACTTTAATTAAACGATCGACAAAGCGATCGATATTCGGCAACTTTTTTTCGGAAATCATCATGATGCGTGCCATACACCGAATTTTTGGTGCAGACTCTTCCTGCTGATTTCCAACTGGAATATAGCTACCAGTTTCTAGTAATTGGGCAATTTTGGGCTTTAATTCCCCTGGCAGTTCTTGGATGTTATTCAGTAGTAATGTTCCTTCTCCTAACCATTCAATTAATCCAGGTTTTCCACCCGCACGACCGAATAGTTCGGCGCCGCTTGCCTGCAATTTACTGCAATCTACTTTAATCATCGGTTCTCGTCGTTGCGGGGAACTAAAATGAATTAAAGCAGCGATATTATCTTTTTCTAGTCCCGGTTCTCCAAAAATTAATACCGAACTTTTGTCTTCTGTTGCTTGTTTGATTTGTTGCCGCAAACGCACGGCGTAACGACTTTTCCCGACTACTCCTCGTTTGGCTTTCGTGACTAAATACGATCGCAAAATCGCTTGCCGTTCCTGTTCGTAGGTAAGCTGAGAGGATATTTGCGCCAATTCCATCGCTAAT from Leptolyngbyaceae cyanobacterium includes these protein-coding regions:
- a CDS encoding sigma 54-interacting transcriptional regulator — protein: MTAIDKVIWLQERTAFSVLRLEVLEAIAKILQEKIVSPQTRLVQEDTTPEGLYILKQGRLEGDRLNQINSVWAISLLPGAIIHLQELLFGQLAQRTIGSLNECSLWFIPAEEFRQLIARYPEITQAFSQQLAMELAQISSQLTYEQERQAILRSYLVTKAKRGVVGKSRYAVRLRQQIKQATEDKSSVLIFGEPGLEKDNIAALIHFSSPQRREPMIKVDCSKLQASGAELFGRAGGKPGLIEWLGEGTLLLNNIQELPGELKPKIAQLLETGSYIPVGNQQEESAPKIRCMARIMMISEKKLPNIDRFVDRLIKVPPLRVRKADISDQIEYYLRLFCQTKGIKKPHLTAEALRRLQSYDFPGNLRELQSLLERAIRQSPDTKELTEAVFWSAETKKKQFRVNLLNAYPWLRRFLRSPWWPDRINYGFTLGFFAIVIAILFLGPQQRNQNVALNLFWAWWWPLILLAFPFVGRLWCAVCPFMIYGEVTQKLSLWLWPRQLKSWPRESVEKWGGWFLFGLFTLIYLWEELWNLEDTAYLSACLLLLITAGAMIFSAIFERRFWCRYLCPIGGMNGLFAKLSMTELRAQQGTCSAECTTYQCYKGGPQKGEGLATNGCPLYSHPAQLEDNKDCVLCMTCLKACPHRSVELNLRPPGIELWTTHVPHAYEVALLMLLFGGIFLHRLPELQSWLGLDFNLHFFWPHFGFSLVALIIPTAISLLAYGLIQLFHGSLKPRSFVELAYGYLPLVLGGNLAHYLRLGLGEAGRILPLSFATFGFSGEGLPILVSHPAVIDFLQGATLIISVLLSILLTQKIARQPLKQLLPQHLAMVIIGMGLWAVIVVN